The sequence CTGATTTATTTTTCCAAACATTTTAGTATAGGCCAAAGTCTAATGAGAATCGGTTTGATACAGTAGTATGTTGCTCCATCTAGATAGTTACTTGCAGTTTTTCTATAATAAATTGTGATGTTTTGATTTCGTGTTTTTTTACGACATCCATATTGCCCCACATGACTCTTCGCCATTGCCAAAAcgaaacaaaaacattgtcGATGGGCTTTTATAGAGTCCGGGAAATCAACTTTCACTTCAGTCACACGTAACAGCAGGTAACGTCAGCAGTTTCTACTTACTTCAATCTTCAATAACATATATCGGGATCACGTTTGTATTCTCGGAATTATAATAAAACAGCGTTTTGCCTGCCAAGTGAACAACGACGTAGTTTTTGacatttatacagtaaaacatcacTGTCTAagactcagctagtgttcggtcACTACCAGTGCTCGGTAACTTTATATATTTcgtcatgtttttgttattttgttgtagATCTAGTTGACatttttactatttttgtaCACATCCTATTCTACATCATagcctataatatatatagctatCTACCATTCATCAGTCATTTAGCTTCATTTTTTGTCTACCCATTCCTCATATTAGACTCCTCTGACCCACAGGGCCTCGTTTCTAATGATTAGATAAATATGTAAAAGATgttatgtaaatagacgtgaccttTCTTATACATATCTCATCCTTAGGAACGAGGTCCTGTGTCTGACCAATGCTCGAATTGGACACTTCTTTTATTTATCACTTTTCATTTCTGAAATCAGCTAATTCTTTTGTGCATGGTGAATGATAATAACCAGGGTTTCTTTAAATTGTACTTTCCCCATGTCGTTGTTTGATCTCGAAACCCTCATATTGTGGTGTACCCTGACACTTTTCTTCCGCCTATAAGAAAATTTCTCTAACCAATTTCGCAATTTTGATAAGAGCCAAAGACTTGTGATGGCTAATTACAAAATTGACGATcgccaaaataaacaacactgATAAAAAGTAAGAAATATTCAATTATGTTATGATGATAGCAAAACTTCTCTtcttaaagaaaatatatataagcaGTTGCGATATTTTTTGGCCTGAGGAAggaaaaaatgtgaatttctcAAGTTTGGTTCATTTACCGCACGTTAAGACGAATGTTAATGAAATAGCTGactttgttttttattgttattttgagaaatagaAGTCTTTATAGATCAGAATTCTGTACCTAGGTAGAAAACTTTTtagaaatacaatgtttattcttttttatttggtTGTTTGAGGCTGGTCTGTTCTTAAGCTTTTTCCACCATTTTGACAGTGGACTTTGACTTGCTGccataaacaaaccaacacgtggactttattttaattttattgaaaatattttgttcgaGTACTGATCagatgtgtctatatatagaaTTTGACAGAACCCCATTAACAAAATTACTGTTTTCCAGACTTTGAGAAGAAATGAAGATCCGAGATGGATGGAAAATTCTAAAGCAATGAAAATATCCAAATCTACAGAGTAAGGTTGTGTTCAGTCATGGCGAGGCTAGATATGGATGAGATTGACAGCTTGGAGGGCTGGGTGGCTGTTAAGGACAGTCCTTTTACAGACGCCATGATCCCTCCCCGGATGACCTTCCTGGTCTGCTGGAACGACGCCTGTAATAAGGTGGCGGTCACATGTCGCCTACACAACAGAGTAGTCAGTGACCAAAATAACCTTGACAGCCGCACAGGTATATTCAGCATGCAGGAAATACGAGCCATCCACGAATTACTTTGTCTTATTCATCCGTCCctacaaagttatctcccttaccttCCGGAAGAACCTCGGAGTGTATGGGCATATCTAGGCTATCAGGAAGCGCCCATCGATTACGAGATGGTGTGTACTCAGTTGGAGGAGTACTTTACTATGGCTTTAGAAGTTTGTAAGGAGAAACTTCTTATGTCGACCCTGTTTGAAGAACATACATCTGaggaatattttgaaaatataagtgAACTTCGTCGTCAGGGGTACCTGGATGAAATTGCCAGAGCAGAAGATGAATTAGAAACTGTGATATTTATGAGAAAGAACGCTACAAATATGCATGAGATGGGAGATGTTTATAAACAAGAAGACGATGCCATGTTCAGATTGAATGTGGCACTGTCTGCTTATTACAACTATGTATTACAGCCTTTTCTTGATCTTCGTGAGATCGCCTATAGCAATGTGACAGAGGCAAAAAGTTTCCTTCAAAATCCAGATGTTGGTGATAGAATCAAGCGTGAATATGGAGCCATGTTTACAGAATGGCAAGGACATTATGAAGAAGCTTTAGATAACATCCAGAAAACTTACATTGAATATTACTCAAGAACCTGTGAGTTTTACCAAGGTAATTATGACACTGCCAATTTTATCCCCTATATTAATTGCCTTAACAGTCAGTCAGTCCACAAAATGGAAGGGATGTGACAAAATGGTAGGAGTGTGACAAAATGGAAGGGGTGAAAAAATGGTAGCGGCATGACAAATGGTATGGGCATGACAAAATGGTAGGGATGTGACAAAATGGTATGGGTGTGAAAAAATGGTAAGGGTGTGACAAAATGGTAGGTGTGTGACAAAATGGTAGGGATTTGACAAAATGGTATGGGCATGGCAAAATGGTAGGGATGTGACAAAATGGTAGGGATGTGACAAAATCGTAGGGGGTGACAAAATGGTAGGTGTGTGACAAAATGGTAGGGGGTGTGACAAAATGGTAAGGATGTGACAAAATGATAGGGGGTGACAAAATGATAGGGGTGTGACAAAATGATAAGGGGTGTGACAAAATGGTAGGGGTGTGACAAAATGATAGGGGTGTGACAAAATGGTAGGGGTATGACAAAATGGTAGGGGGTGACAAAATGGTAGGTGTGTGACAAAATGGTAGGGGCATGACAAAATTGTAGGGTGTGACAAAATGATAGGGGTGTGACAAAATGATAGGGGGTGACAAAATGGTAGGGGTATGACAAAATGATAGGGGATGACAAAATGGTAAGGGGTTACAAAATGGTAGGGGTGTTACAAAATGATAAGGATGTGACAAAATGGTAGGGGGTGACAAAATGGTAGGGATGTGACAAAATGGTAGGGGGTGACAAAATGGTAGGGGTGTGACAAAATGGTAGGGGTGTGACAAAATGATAGGGGTGTGACAAAATGGTAGGGGGTGACAAAATGATAGGGGTGTGACAAAATGATAAGGGTGTGACAAAATGGTAGGGATGTGACAAAATGGTAGGGGGTGACAAAATGGTAGGGGCATGACAAAATGGTAGGGGTGTGACAAAATGGTAGGGGTGTGACAAAATGGTAGGGGTGTGACAAAATGGTAGGGGTGTGACAAAATGGTAGGGGGGTGACAAAATGGTAGGGGTGTGACAAAATGATAGGGGGTGACAAAATGGTAGGGGGTGACAAAATGGTAGGGGTGTGACAAAATGATAGGGGGTGAAAAAATGGTAGGGGGGTGACAAAATGGTAGGGGTGTGACAAAATGGTAGGGGTGTGACAAAATGGTAGGGGTGTGACAAAATGGTAGGGGGTGACAAAATGGTAGGGGTGTGACAAAATGGTAGGGTGTGACAAATGATAGGGGGTGAAAAAATGGTAGGGGGGGTGACAAAATGATAGGGGTGTGACAAAATGGTAGGGGTGTGACAAAATGATAGGGGGTGACAAAATGGTAGGGGGTGACAAAATGGTAAGGGTGTGACAAAATGATAGGGGTGTGACAAAATGATAAGGGTGTGACAAAATGGTAGGGGTGTGACAAAATGATAGGGGGTGACAAAATGGTAGGGGGTGACAAAATGGTAGGGGTGTGACAAAATGGTAGGGGTGTGACAAAATGGTAGGGGGTGACAAAATGATAGGGGTGTGACAAAATGGTAGGGGTGTGACAAAATGGTAGGGGTATGACAAAATGATAGGGGATGACAAAATGGTAAGGGGTGACAAAATGGTAggggtgttacaaaatatgATAGGGGTGTGACAAAATGTAAGGGTGTGACAAAATGGTAGGGGTGTGACAAAATGATAGGGGTGTGACAAAATGGTAGGGGGTGACAAAATGGTAGGGGTGTGACAAAATGGTAGGGGTGTGACAAAATGGTAGGGGTGTGACAAAATGGTAGGGGTGTGACAAAATGGTAGGGGTGTGACAAAATGGTAGGGGTGTGACAAAATGGTAGGGGGTGACAAAATGATAGGGGTGTGACAAAATGGTAGGGAGTGACAAAATGATAGGGGTGTGACAAAATGATAGGGGGTGACAAAATGGTAGGGGGTGACAAAATGATAGGGGTGTGACAAAATGATAGGGGTGTGACAAAATGATAAGGGTGTGACAAAATGGTAGGGGTGTGACAAAATGATAGGGGTGTGACAAAATGATAGGGTGTGACAAAATGATAGGGGGTGACAAAATGATAAGGGTGTGACAAAATGGTAGGGAGTGAAAAAATGATAGGGGTGTGACAAAATGGTAGGGGGTGACAAAATGGTAGGGGGTGACAAAATGATAGGGGGTGACAAAAATGATAAGGGTGTGACAAAATGGTAGGGGTGTGACAAAATGGTAGGGGTGACAAAATGGTAGGGGTGTGACAAAATGATAGTTAGTGACTTAATGATAGGGGTATGACAAAATGATAAGGATGTGACAAATGATAGGGGGTGACAAAATGGTAGGGGGTGACAAAATGATAGGGGTGTGACAAAATGGTAGGGGTGTGACAAAATGGTAGGGATGTGACAAAATGATAGGGGTGTGACAAAATGATAGGGTGTGACAAAATGATAGGGGGTGACAAAATGGTAGGGATGTGACAAAATGGTAGGGGTGTGACAAAATGATAGGGGTGTGACAAAATGGTAGGGATGTGACAAAATGATAGGGGTGTGACAAAATGATAGGGGGTGACAAAATGATAAGGGTGTGACAATATGGTAGTGGGTGACAAAATGATAGGTGTGTGACAAATTGGTAGGGGGATGACAAAATTGCTCATTGCTGTTGTCAATGACTTCATAACAAGTTCAGCAATTGTTGTAGCCTTTGAATGTTATTTGTTTCTAATTTTGCCATTGTTAACCAAATgtaatttgtttctattttagCCATTGTTAACCGAATGTTATTTGTTTCTAATTTTGCCATTGTTAACCAAATgtaatttgtttctattttagCCATTGTTAACCGAATGTTACATGATGAGAAGCAGTTCGGAAAAACATCTTTTGAACTTGTTGGCCGTGAAAGATTATTAAGGTAACTAAATGTTGATGAAAGTATTAAGGTAAGTagctatatcttatatatatatatatatagagggtAATCAAATTTAAAGCATTAAGGTAACTTATGGAGGATGATTTCAGCCATGTTACACTGTTGCATTCGACAATGCGCCAAGCGAAGAGCAACATTGCGATAACAAGCTATGCGACAGAGCAACAATGTGCTTTGCGACAGTGTGACAATGAGTAAAATAAAGAGCCACAGCGCAGCAATGCGCCAAGCAAAGAACAACAATGCGTCATGCGACAAACACAGTCACATAGGGCATTGTCGCTTGGTTCATTGTCCCACTGTCCCATGGCTTACTTTGTGCAATACTTTTTTTGCTAAGTACATGTCCTAGGTTGGTTCTTTTATGACCTAtcttatttgtttgatttttagtTCACCaccatcagatggtgggctattcaaatcgcctttagTCAATAGTCTGTCTCTCAGTCAACAATTCTTTATAGTTAAAGtctgttatcactatttcttaaaaagtactaaagagatctttatcaaattttatatgtaagttctACGAGGGCCCTAAAGTTGTTCATATTGAAATTTTAGGACTCTTCAGTTAATAAGATAGCCGACATGCTGTAAATTGTGATTTATTAACATGGATATAGATAAGCGCAATTCGACGGTATTGAGTGAAATTTATCAGTTCGATACTGGAAGtaccttttacaaaatttagcacTATACATTAAAAATGGCTTCTATTTTAGGATACAGGAGGATTTGAGTTTAGAAAGACTGCAGATGCTGCAGAACCAGAGAAAGACATTCGTACAGGAGCGTGACAAGGTGAAGGAGGAGATAGCGAGTATTGATGAACATCCAGGCACTGGGAGTCAACTGAAGGTGCTGGAGGAGCGGGTGTATTCTTGGCAGGTCTCCATCTACACACAACAGTTACATATACTGGATGAAGAGGACAGACTAGCTAAGACACAACTGGCGGCCATCACACGTCAAATTAAAGGTAATCACATTCTATTGTTCTTCACCTTTAGGTCTCGGACATGGACTAGATGTGGAGTGCATTGGAGTTGGTGAGAAGGTCTAGTCTGTCATAGGGTTtaattatctttcaggagaggtAGTGCAAATGCATatcagggggtacttttctatactatctgtatgctatctaatgtaatttagtgCAAATCAGGCAGTACCACAGCCAGGTTTAACCAGCAAAAATTTCCGGGTACAGCCTGATATTGAAACTGTACCCCTGTGATTCACTTTCGAAAATTTCATGAGGCAAGAAAATGTGCGAAAATTTGTCTCCGTGGATTAATATCTACACCAtttagtcaaacctgtctataacggcTACGGAAGAAGAGAGAGAAAAACGGTCACTATCGATTTTTGCTTACTTATTTAGAAatggaaatcacaaaatttagaAGCAATGAAAGAGAGTTTTGACCAAAAATGTCAAACCTATACTCATTGTGTTTCGTGCTTCTGACATTGAATGTTGATGTCAGCGATCCGCTGAGGAGATACTTTTTCACTCAAACATGTTCATAAGATTGACCTTGATCTCCAtgcaaggtcacagtggtcgaATTGTCTTCAATCTGTAAACATCTTGTCAATACCTGAGAGGCatagagacctaatattggaCCTGTTTTATGATTGTgagtatatatttatcttacagACAAGGAAGATAAGGTTGTGTTCTATGATGTTGGTGTATATTTATCTTACAGACAAGGAAGATGAGGTTGTGTTCTATGATGTTGGTGTATATTTATCTTACAGACAAGGAAGATGAGGTTGTGTTCTATGATGTTGGTGTATATTTATCTTACAGACAAGGAAGATGAGGTTGTGTTCTATGATGTTGGTGTATGTTTATCTTACAGACAAGGGATGATGAGGTTGTGTTCTATGATGTTGGTGTATATTTATCTTACAGACAAAGAAGATGAGGTTGTGTTCTATGATGTTGGTGTATATTTATCTTACAGACAAGGAAGATGAGGTTGTGTTCTATGATGTTGGTGTATATTTATCTTACAGACAAAGAAGATGAGGTTGTGTTCTATGATGTTGGTGTATATTTATCTTCCAGACAAAGAAGATGAGGTTGTGTTCTATGATGTTGGTGTATATTTATCTTCCAGACAAAGAAGATGAGGTTGTGTTCTATGATGTTGGTGTATATTTATCTTCCAGACAAAGAAGATGAGGTTGTGTTCTATGATGTTGGTGTATTTTTATCTTACAGACAAAGAAGATGAGGTTGTGTTCTatgatgtttgtgtatatttATCTTACAGACAAAGAAGATAATATTGGACCTGTTTTATGATGTTGGTGTATATTTGTCTTCCAGACAAGGAAGATGAGGTTGTGTTCTATGATGTTGGTGTATATTTATCTTCCAGACAAAGAAGATGAGGTTGTGTTCTATGATGTTGGTGTATTTTTATCTTCCAGACAAAGAAGATGAGGTTGTGTTCTATGATGTTGGTGTATTTTTATCTTCCAGACAAGGAAGATGAGGTTGTGTTATATGATGTTGGTGTATATTTATCTTCCAGACAAAGAAGATGAGGTTGTGTTCTATGATGTTGGTGTATATTTATCTTACAGACAAGGAAGATGAGGTTGTGTTCTATGATGTTGGTGTATTTTTATCTTCCAGACAAGGAAGATGAGGTTGTGTTCTATGATGTTGGTGTATTATTTATCTTCCAGACAAGGAAGATGAGGTTGTGTTCTATGATGTTGGTGTATATTTATCTTCCAGACAAGGAAGATGAGGTTGTGTTCTATGATGTTGGTGTATATTTATCTTACAGACAAGGAAGATGAGGTTGTGTTCTATGATGTTGGTGTATATTTATCTTCCAGACAAGGAAGATGAGGTTGTGTTCTATGATGTTGGTGTATATTTATCTTACAGACAAGGAAGATGAGGTTGTGTTCTATGATGTTGGTGTATATTTATCTTCCAGACAAGGAAGATGAGGTTGTGTTCTATGATGTTGGTGTATATTTATCTTACAGACAAGGAAGATGAGGTTGTGTTCTATGATGTTGGTGTATTTTTATCTTACAGACAAAGAAGATGAGGTTGTGTTCTATGATGTTGGTGTATTTTTATCTTCCAGACAAGGAAGATGAGGTTGTGTTCTATGATGTTGGTGTATATTTATCTTCCAGACAAGGAAGATGAGGTTGTGTTCTATGATGTTGGTGTATATTTATCTTCCAGACAAAGAAGATGAGGTTGTGTTCTATGATGTTGGTGTATATTTATCTTCCAGACAAAGAAGATGAGGTTGTGTTCTATGATGTTGGTGTATTTTTATCTTCCAGACAAAGAAGATGAGGTTGTGTTCTATGATGTTGGTGTATATTTATCTTACAGACAAGGAAGATGAGGTTGAGTTCTATGATGTTGGTGTATATTTATCTTACAGACAAAGAAGATGAGGTTGTATTCTATG is a genomic window of Argopecten irradians isolate NY chromosome 10, Ai_NY, whole genome shotgun sequence containing:
- the LOC138333836 gene encoding junction-mediating and -regulatory protein-like; the encoded protein is MARLDMDEIDSLEGWVAVKDSPFTDAMIPPRMTFLVCWNDACNKVAVTCRLHNRVVSDQNNLDSRTGIFSMQEIRAIHELLCLIHPSLQSYLPYLPEEPRSVWAYLGYQEAPIDYEMVCTQLEEYFTMALEVCKEKLLMSTLFEEHTSEEYFENISELRRQGYLDEIARAEDELETVIFMRKNATNMHEMGDVYKQEDDAMFRLNVALSAYYNYVLQPFLDLREIAYSNVTEAKSFLQNPDVGDRIKREYGAMFTEWQGHYEEALDNIQKTYIEYYSRTCEFYQAIVNRMLHDEKQFGKTSFELVGRERLLRIQEDLSLERLQMLQNQRKTFVQERDKVKEEIASIDEHPGTGSQLKVLEERVYSWQVSIYTQQLHILDEEDRLAKTQLAAITRQIKDKEDEVVFYDAVEDVKEMSPDESGAPGKKLDPRVVKINAKRMSIQKRRAKIRNMKTNLESKKKDKDQKRMEQIDTFNQHHSVQMKRDQKKEIENKKQDFVQEQRRKAIDRIKNHKFKYPTPETIKPPRYQPPSKRHLKPIDETGSPDSNKTFVKKKPLTNSQKTIKPPSPSAVKTTDHPKPKPRRSLSQNRNDTVDGDIPVHIYTSGENNNDLSIVSQPSQQNTAVPTPPPSFAPAPPLPPGSATPPPPPPPPGGAPPPPPPPPPPPPPPPTALPIILKKDKTIKVEDKKESATTLDLNAIVGGLERLKPSSERKHTPKRPSDGGSPMSQIFGMIKLGVKLRPVSDENRPPKMDRVDTPSDSHLRLLQESLSRINHLTRERSPESDSSDDEAFE